From a region of the Bdellovibrionales bacterium genome:
- a CDS encoding DUF1552 domain-containing protein: MSIYYCNKSRRQFLIGAGKTLLALPLLPSLMPAEAYAQSTIAPKRLMMFWFDHGNLNALWPAVTSATTAIGTSGAKEVLLRNLGAASTISPVLNNTRYESLKNADQLTIVRGLDSSVVFGSAHGNFVLAQAQDRNSEGNYPTIDTVLEASKTLYPDSTPANVRKAIRVDLLASGSLFYQKVGSTVQAVPGYNSNGLKNFYNEVFSGLTAGTTTPADNTNQLKSNILNRVYGAYTDFKNGRRISADDKARLDQHMGYISDLQKSLSAAVPAPALTCTKPNDPGAPVDPAVYNALYLDLLAAAFKCGLTKVGTMAFEGQDPQWIPGLSGLGDNVHNTMHGTVGAAKQRTAFETWWKYFANLIADRFLAPLDVLEGNTGRTYIQNMVTGLLCAGGMQDVGDDNAHMGIDNQQLLIGDMGGALRAGRYVVMPRGGQKFAALNMPYNCFLLTLLQLMGVPASEYAFATPDGKGFGYYGNFSATHPQKARFYSPLTEILT; encoded by the coding sequence ATGTCGATCTATTATTGCAATAAATCACGCCGTCAATTTTTAATCGGAGCGGGGAAAACACTCCTCGCACTTCCTCTTTTGCCAAGCCTGATGCCCGCGGAAGCCTACGCACAATCCACAATCGCACCAAAACGTTTGATGATGTTCTGGTTTGACCACGGGAACTTAAACGCTTTGTGGCCTGCTGTTACGAGCGCAACCACGGCGATTGGCACCAGCGGAGCTAAAGAGGTTCTGCTTCGCAACCTGGGCGCGGCAAGCACCATTAGCCCCGTTTTGAACAACACTCGCTATGAGTCTTTAAAAAACGCCGATCAACTGACGATTGTTCGTGGCCTAGATTCCTCGGTGGTGTTTGGTTCTGCCCACGGGAATTTCGTTTTAGCTCAGGCTCAAGATCGAAACTCTGAAGGTAATTACCCAACGATCGACACAGTCTTGGAGGCCTCTAAGACTCTATATCCGGATTCAACTCCTGCGAATGTACGTAAGGCTATTCGCGTGGACTTGCTGGCATCGGGCTCTTTATTCTATCAGAAAGTCGGAAGCACTGTGCAAGCGGTTCCAGGATACAACTCGAACGGATTAAAGAATTTCTATAACGAGGTTTTCAGCGGTTTGACCGCGGGAACAACGACTCCTGCAGATAACACCAATCAGTTGAAGTCTAATATTTTAAATCGCGTTTACGGTGCTTACACTGATTTTAAAAACGGCCGTCGCATTTCTGCGGATGATAAAGCTCGCTTAGATCAACACATGGGTTATATCTCGGACTTGCAAAAATCCCTTTCGGCGGCGGTACCTGCTCCGGCGCTGACATGCACGAAGCCAAACGATCCGGGGGCACCTGTAGATCCAGCCGTGTACAATGCTCTTTACCTGGATTTGCTCGCAGCTGCTTTTAAATGCGGTCTTACGAAAGTCGGCACAATGGCTTTCGAGGGACAAGATCCGCAATGGATTCCGGGCCTCAGCGGCTTGGGTGACAACGTTCACAATACGATGCATGGAACTGTTGGCGCGGCTAAGCAAAGAACGGCTTTCGAAACTTGGTGGAAGTACTTTGCCAACTTGATCGCGGACCGTTTCTTGGCGCCACTAGATGTGCTCGAGGGTAACACGGGCCGTACCTATATTCAAAACATGGTGACGGGTTTGCTCTGTGCCGGTGGTATGCAAGATGTGGGTGATGATAACGCTCACATGGGTATCGATAACCAACAACTCTTGATCGGTGATATGGGCGGAGCTCTCCGCGCTGGCCGTTACGTGGTGATGCCACGTGGAGGTCAAAAGTTCGCTGCCCTTAATATGCCGTACAACTGCTTCTTGCTGACGTTGTTGCAGTTGATGGGAGTTCCTGCCTCTGAGTATGCCTTTGCGACTCCGGACGGGAAGGGTTTTGGTTACTATGGAAACTTCTCGGCGACTCACCCGCAGAAGGCTCGGTTCTATTCACCACTCACTGAGATTTTAACTTAA
- a CDS encoding DUF1592 domain-containing protein yields MRTVFERLGVFFVVAVPLVIGFQNCGRFTPLKVDTTQDQASDASSTEPLMEGKALYTQNCASCHGPVESSAKKSRDASQITLALNSIPQMSAVHLTDAQIALIAQALSPTASEPPPVTNSQNRQEFACTAGDVQKTPLLKLTNREYQIALFALLDDFSTTLKTDTSLVSQLSSIPTDIATENRDTLKEQSLLMTEPISDALFNAAYRAGELVSGATAGLQAYPNTNKCLSATTITQACHQSFVKELGSRAFRRALSTTEANAVAAKLWDSTLAKADLLKLTFTAIAIMPDFLYKIYDQGTPIATGSTVLSLTAYELASKMAFFLTGAPPDATLKAAAANGTLLTDAVLSQQIDRLLTLPGAKDMVRRLFRESYGYDVFDRLQYDAAYIGNINTTGLADVMSNELDNYFATVVLTQSGTFLDVMTSRYTSATDSRLAAIYGVSNTTTLPIERSGFLSRAAMLTKRSGYTTTPIKRGLNIIEHVLCQDIGLPPPSAPTALPPVLTEEVITTRMRTSRATEVNGTACVLCHGRFNSFGYAMENFDSFGRYRTIETVYSNSTAVGQLAVDASVTTSEITGSPVSFNGTKQMGEQLGVSDRAMMCFVKNLKRFEARVPVDTTANCQMNQSLKTMYGDNVTQGSIVAAIKSMVMSPEFRRWNN; encoded by the coding sequence ATGAGAACCGTCTTCGAAAGACTCGGTGTTTTTTTCGTTGTGGCAGTGCCATTGGTTATCGGCTTCCAAAACTGCGGACGATTCACGCCGTTAAAAGTAGATACAACTCAAGATCAGGCATCGGATGCATCGTCAACGGAACCACTCATGGAAGGCAAGGCTTTGTACACGCAGAACTGCGCGTCTTGCCACGGCCCTGTGGAGTCATCAGCTAAAAAGTCTAGAGACGCTTCACAAATCACTCTTGCTTTAAATTCTATTCCGCAAATGAGTGCCGTTCATTTAACTGATGCTCAGATTGCATTGATTGCACAGGCGTTGTCACCAACAGCCAGTGAACCACCTCCAGTGACGAACAGTCAGAATCGCCAGGAGTTCGCTTGTACTGCGGGTGATGTCCAAAAGACGCCGCTTTTAAAATTAACCAATCGTGAATATCAGATCGCGCTCTTTGCGTTGCTCGATGATTTCTCAACGACGCTTAAAACGGACACCTCTCTTGTGTCGCAGTTAAGCAGTATACCGACTGACATTGCCACCGAAAATCGCGACACCCTCAAAGAACAGTCCTTGTTGATGACTGAGCCGATCTCGGATGCTCTCTTTAATGCGGCCTACAGAGCCGGGGAGCTCGTTTCTGGCGCGACGGCGGGTTTACAGGCCTATCCGAATACTAATAAATGTTTGAGTGCGACAACCATCACTCAGGCTTGTCATCAGTCGTTTGTGAAAGAACTCGGTTCTCGTGCCTTCCGTCGTGCACTCAGTACCACAGAAGCAAATGCTGTCGCTGCAAAACTCTGGGATAGCACCTTGGCCAAAGCCGATCTTCTAAAATTAACTTTTACCGCGATCGCGATCATGCCTGATTTCCTTTATAAAATTTATGACCAAGGAACGCCGATTGCGACCGGTTCGACGGTGCTCAGTTTGACGGCTTACGAACTTGCATCCAAAATGGCCTTCTTCCTGACAGGAGCTCCTCCGGATGCAACCTTGAAAGCGGCGGCAGCTAACGGCACACTTTTGACCGATGCGGTTCTCAGTCAGCAAATAGATCGCTTGCTGACTTTGCCGGGTGCTAAAGACATGGTTCGCCGTTTGTTCCGTGAATCTTATGGTTATGATGTTTTTGACCGCCTTCAATACGATGCTGCTTATATCGGTAACATCAACACAACAGGCCTTGCAGATGTTATGAGCAACGAGCTTGATAACTATTTTGCGACGGTGGTTTTAACCCAGTCAGGAACATTCCTTGACGTGATGACATCAAGATACACAAGTGCCACTGACAGCCGTTTGGCAGCCATTTACGGCGTCAGCAACACGACGACATTGCCAATCGAGCGTTCTGGTTTCTTGAGTCGTGCAGCGATGCTGACGAAGCGCTCAGGCTATACAACAACGCCGATCAAACGCGGTTTGAATATTATTGAACACGTTCTGTGCCAGGATATCGGCTTGCCACCGCCAAGTGCTCCGACGGCATTACCACCAGTCTTGACTGAAGAGGTGATCACGACTCGCATGAGAACTTCGCGTGCGACCGAAGTCAATGGCACGGCTTGCGTTCTTTGCCATGGCAGATTCAATAGCTTTGGTTATGCCATGGAGAACTTCGATAGCTTTGGCCGTTATCGCACCATTGAAACGGTTTACAGCAACTCGACAGCCGTTGGTCAGCTGGCCGTGGATGCAAGTGTTACGACTTCTGAAATTACAGGCAGCCCAGTGAGCTTTAATGGTACGAAACAAATGGGTGAACAGCTCGGTGTTAGCGACCGTGCGATGATGTGCTTTGTGAAAAACTTAAAGCGCTTCGAAGCGCGCGTTCCTGTGGATACCACAGCAAATTGTCAGATGAATCAAAGTTTGAAAACAATGTACGGGGATAATGTCACTCAGGGCTCCATCGTCGCGGCGATTAAGAGCATGGTTATGTCACCAGAGTTTAGACGTTGGAACAACTAA
- a CDS encoding SDR family oxidoreductase, translated as MDLQLKGKKALVMGASTGIGRSIAEVLVQEGAEVTICSRSLDKLEKTAKEIGAKHVLTCDLTKEGEAKAVVEKAIQIMGGVDILVTNTGGPNKGNFADISDGQWYEDFQSLWMSVVESLKVALPKMKANNYGRVLLVTSLAAKEPLNGLTTSNGLRAGLAGLSKSIANEYAPFGITVNLLLPGYTATDRLKELKLTDERIKQMVPAGRLGDPHELADLAAFLASPRAGYITGQSILIDGGVTRGY; from the coding sequence ATGGATTTACAATTAAAAGGAAAAAAAGCCCTTGTGATGGGCGCATCTACTGGAATCGGCCGCTCGATCGCGGAAGTGCTTGTGCAAGAAGGCGCTGAGGTCACGATTTGCTCTCGCAGCCTTGATAAACTGGAAAAGACCGCGAAAGAAATCGGTGCGAAGCATGTTCTGACATGTGACTTGACGAAAGAAGGCGAAGCGAAAGCCGTTGTTGAAAAAGCCATTCAAATCATGGGCGGAGTGGATATTTTGGTGACAAATACCGGTGGCCCGAACAAAGGCAATTTCGCTGATATCTCAGACGGGCAGTGGTATGAAGATTTCCAAAGTTTGTGGATGAGTGTTGTTGAGTCACTGAAAGTAGCTCTTCCGAAAATGAAAGCAAATAATTACGGACGCGTGCTGTTAGTGACTTCGCTGGCGGCGAAGGAGCCGTTGAATGGTTTGACGACTTCAAATGGTTTGCGTGCGGGGCTTGCGGGCTTAAGTAAATCTATCGCAAATGAATATGCCCCCTTCGGAATTACAGTAAACTTACTGCTGCCGGGCTACACAGCGACGGATCGTTTGAAAGAATTAAAACTCACTGATGAGCGCATCAAGCAGATGGTTCCTGCAGGACGTTTGGGCGATCCACACGAGCTCGCGGATCTTGCAGCCTTTCTTGCCTCCCCAAGAGCGGGTTACATCACTGGCCAAAGCATTCTCATCGATGGCGGCGTGACTCGCGGATACTAA
- a CDS encoding amidohydrolase — translation MLKIDIHTHILPPELPDFKKMFGYGGFIQLKQCPGCTDVDMVDDSGKFFRRIQQNCINPEVRLKEYDHHHVHVQVLSTIPVMFSYGIKAEDGLVVSKLLNDHISDVVKSNPKRFVGLATVPLQDPKMAAKEAERCIQKLGFKGFQIGSHVNDWNLSDPALYPFYEACEALDAPLFVHPWDMRGQDKMQKYWLPWLVGMPMETSLAISSMIFGGIFHKFPKLRVAFAHGGGSFPFTVGRIQHGFDSRPDLCAVDNKVPPKDYLGHFYFDSLVHDPKALKYLVDLVGAEKICLGTDYPFPLGELVPGKVIEEAFPNDKETQEWLFSKSALNWLGMKKEDFGK, via the coding sequence ATGCTTAAGATTGATATTCATACGCACATTCTGCCGCCGGAGCTGCCAGACTTTAAAAAAATGTTTGGTTATGGTGGTTTCATTCAGTTGAAGCAATGTCCAGGTTGCACCGATGTCGACATGGTCGATGACTCCGGCAAGTTCTTCCGCCGTATTCAGCAGAACTGTATCAATCCTGAAGTGCGCCTTAAAGAATACGATCATCATCACGTGCATGTGCAAGTGCTGTCGACGATTCCGGTGATGTTCAGCTATGGCATCAAGGCCGAAGATGGTTTAGTCGTTTCAAAACTTCTCAATGATCACATCTCGGATGTGGTGAAAAGCAATCCAAAGCGCTTTGTAGGGCTTGCGACAGTTCCATTGCAAGATCCAAAGATGGCGGCGAAGGAAGCCGAACGTTGCATTCAGAAACTTGGCTTTAAGGGATTCCAAATCGGTTCCCATGTGAATGACTGGAATCTTTCGGATCCAGCACTTTATCCGTTTTATGAGGCTTGCGAAGCTCTCGATGCGCCATTGTTCGTGCATCCTTGGGATATGCGTGGGCAGGATAAGATGCAGAAGTACTGGCTTCCGTGGCTGGTGGGGATGCCGATGGAAACGTCGCTGGCGATCAGTTCGATGATCTTTGGCGGAATCTTTCATAAGTTTCCAAAGCTCCGTGTGGCGTTTGCTCATGGTGGCGGCTCGTTCCCATTCACTGTTGGCCGAATTCAGCATGGTTTTGATTCGCGCCCGGATTTGTGTGCGGTTGACAATAAAGTGCCACCGAAGGATTACCTCGGTCATTTTTACTTCGACAGCCTCGTGCATGATCCAAAGGCTTTGAAATATCTCGTAGACCTCGTCGGTGCTGAGAAAATCTGCCTGGGAACGGACTATCCCTTCCCACTCGGTGAATTGGTTCCAGGGAAGGTGATTGAAGAAGCTTTCCCGAATGATAAAGAAACTCAAGAGTGGCTCTTCTCGAAGTCAGCACTGAACTGGCTCGGTATGAAAAAAGAAGACTTCGGAAAATAA
- a CDS encoding 3-hydroxyanthranilate 3,4-dioxygenase: protein MQKPFNFKKWIDENRHLLKPPVGNKVVWKDREFMVMVVGGPNERTDFHVNQGEEFFYQLEGNMVLKVINEQGKIEDLPIHAGDIFLLPPNTPHSPQREAGSIGLVIERRRREGEMDGLQWYCEKCGHKLYEEFFKLTNVETNFPPVFERYYNSEHTKCTECGHVNGRKWAHA from the coding sequence ATGCAAAAGCCTTTTAACTTTAAAAAATGGATTGATGAAAATCGTCATCTTCTGAAGCCGCCAGTTGGTAATAAAGTTGTCTGGAAGGACCGCGAGTTTATGGTGATGGTGGTTGGAGGTCCCAACGAGCGTACTGATTTTCACGTCAATCAAGGGGAAGAGTTCTTCTATCAGCTCGAAGGCAACATGGTTTTGAAGGTGATTAACGAGCAGGGTAAGATCGAAGATCTGCCAATCCATGCAGGTGATATTTTCTTGTTACCACCAAATACGCCGCATTCACCGCAGCGGGAAGCAGGTTCTATCGGTCTTGTGATTGAGCGCCGCCGACGCGAAGGCGAAATGGATGGGCTTCAATGGTACTGCGAAAAGTGCGGTCACAAGCTTTACGAAGAGTTTTTTAAGCTCACCAATGTTGAGACCAATTTCCCGCCGGTGTTTGAGCGTTACTACAATAGCGAACACACAAAGTGCACGGAGTGTGGTCATGTGAACGGCCGAAAGTGGGCCCATGCTTAA
- a CDS encoding RidA family protein, giving the protein MSEAKNSMKAPEPVGHYPHARVVGNLLFLSGVGPRERGTKVIPGVELDAAGNIVSYDIEKQCHSVFKNVRAILEDAGSSWTNLVDVTVYLTNMKADFPTYNRLWAEYFKENPPCRTTLEINALPTPIAIELKCVAVMDPKKGL; this is encoded by the coding sequence ATGTCTGAAGCAAAAAACTCAATGAAAGCTCCTGAGCCTGTTGGTCACTATCCACATGCCCGCGTTGTGGGGAATTTATTATTTTTGTCAGGAGTGGGGCCGCGCGAGCGTGGCACGAAAGTGATTCCAGGTGTGGAGCTCGATGCTGCCGGTAACATCGTTTCATATGATATTGAAAAACAATGCCATAGTGTGTTTAAGAACGTCCGGGCGATTCTGGAAGACGCAGGCTCGTCTTGGACAAATCTTGTGGATGTGACTGTGTACCTGACAAATATGAAGGCGGATTTTCCGACCTACAATCGTTTGTGGGCTGAGTACTTTAAAGAAAATCCTCCGTGCCGCACGACTTTAGAGATCAATGCTCTGCCAACGCCGATTGCGATTGAGCTTAAGTGTGTGGCGGTGATGGATCCGAAGAAAGGTCTTTAA
- a CDS encoding aldehyde dehydrogenase — translation MKKILNYINGELKEPKNKKFLDNMNPATGKAYSLVPDSNEADVLEAIAAAETAFPAWSQTAVEDRVRFMRKIAARIQERNAELVLAESIDSGKPVGVSGTVDIPRSQANFEFFADAMTQFHGETFQTDTRALNYVTYSPLGVVACISPWNLPLYLFTWKIAPALVAGNTVVAKPSELTPMTAYLLSEIAIEVGLPKGVLNILHGRGPEVGAPMVNHPSIKAVSFTGSTLTGRNIAQSVAGSFKKVSLEMGGKNGNIVFADCDFEKAVETTVRSSFSNQGQICLCGSRIFIEKSIYEKFKTALVEKTKQLKQGDPLKTDTQQGAVVSKDHQAKVLSYIEHAKSENAKILCGGQKAEMGGEFTDGYFIQPTLIEGLSYQSKVNQEEIFGPVATLTPFETEEEVLKMVNSTKYGLAASVWTQDLKRGHRIAQRIESGIVWVNTWMLRDLRTPFGGVKESGVGREGGKHALEFMSEVKNICIGME, via the coding sequence ATGAAAAAGATTTTAAATTATATCAATGGCGAGCTTAAAGAGCCTAAGAATAAAAAATTCCTCGACAACATGAACCCGGCAACGGGCAAAGCTTATTCTCTGGTGCCGGATTCAAACGAAGCCGACGTGCTTGAGGCGATTGCAGCTGCTGAAACGGCATTCCCTGCGTGGTCACAGACGGCAGTGGAAGATCGTGTTCGCTTCATGCGTAAGATCGCAGCTCGTATTCAAGAGCGCAATGCGGAGCTCGTTTTGGCGGAATCCATCGATAGTGGAAAGCCTGTCGGAGTTTCCGGCACAGTGGATATTCCCCGCAGCCAGGCGAACTTTGAGTTCTTCGCCGATGCGATGACTCAGTTCCATGGCGAAACTTTCCAGACGGATACGCGTGCTTTGAATTATGTGACTTATTCTCCGCTGGGAGTTGTCGCGTGTATTTCGCCTTGGAACTTGCCGCTGTATTTATTTACTTGGAAAATTGCACCAGCTTTGGTGGCGGGTAATACGGTGGTTGCAAAACCTTCGGAGCTCACGCCAATGACAGCTTATTTATTGAGTGAAATTGCCATTGAAGTCGGTTTGCCAAAGGGTGTTTTGAATATCCTTCACGGCCGTGGCCCAGAGGTGGGTGCGCCGATGGTGAATCATCCAAGCATTAAAGCCGTGTCTTTCACCGGCAGTACTTTGACTGGCAGAAATATCGCTCAGAGTGTTGCGGGAAGTTTTAAGAAAGTTTCATTAGAAATGGGCGGTAAGAACGGCAATATCGTTTTTGCGGACTGCGATTTCGAGAAAGCGGTTGAGACGACTGTGCGCTCAAGCTTTTCGAATCAAGGACAGATTTGTCTTTGTGGCTCCCGCATCTTTATTGAAAAATCAATTTATGAGAAATTTAAAACAGCCCTTGTTGAAAAAACAAAGCAGCTGAAGCAGGGCGATCCGCTCAAAACGGACACACAGCAGGGTGCGGTGGTTTCTAAAGATCATCAGGCGAAAGTTCTTTCGTACATCGAACATGCTAAGAGTGAAAACGCAAAAATTCTCTGCGGCGGTCAAAAAGCTGAGATGGGCGGCGAGTTTACGGATGGCTACTTCATTCAGCCGACACTGATTGAAGGCTTGTCGTATCAGTCGAAGGTGAATCAAGAAGAAATCTTTGGTCCGGTGGCAACTTTGACGCCGTTTGAGACTGAAGAAGAAGTTTTGAAAATGGTGAACTCGACGAAGTACGGTCTTGCGGCGAGCGTGTGGACTCAGGATTTGAAGCGCGGTCACAGAATTGCGCAAAGAATCGAAAGCGGTATCGTGTGGGTGAATACCTGGATGCTGCGTGATTTGCGCACACCTTTTGGTGGTGTGAAAGAATCCGGCGTTGGCCGTGAGGGCGGAAAGCACGCTCTTGAATTTATGAGCGAAGTTAAAAATATCTGTATTGGGATGGAGTAA
- a CDS encoding cyclase family protein, whose translation MEIIDITPAINPRLAVFPGDTPFSEEFVMSTDQGQHLTLSKITTTVHLGAHTDAPNHYAPRSEGIATRSLDFYLGKAQVIEVSVARGARLQIADLKGKAIQAPRVLFKTKSFPNPYTWNGDFNSLSASLVNYLHEKGVRLVGIDTPSIDPETDQTLESHLAVHSHDMAILEGIVLDKAPEGIYELIALPLKIEGADASPVRAILRTYAETRS comes from the coding sequence TTGGAAATTATCGATATCACTCCGGCTATCAATCCTCGGTTGGCGGTATTCCCGGGGGATACGCCTTTCAGTGAAGAGTTTGTCATGAGCACCGATCAGGGGCAGCATTTGACACTCTCAAAGATCACGACGACGGTGCATTTGGGCGCACACACCGATGCCCCCAATCATTACGCACCTCGTTCTGAAGGCATTGCCACGCGCTCTTTGGATTTTTACCTTGGAAAAGCGCAGGTCATCGAAGTTTCGGTTGCTCGTGGGGCGCGCTTGCAGATTGCTGATCTTAAAGGCAAAGCGATTCAGGCACCGCGTGTTTTGTTTAAAACCAAATCGTTCCCGAACCCTTACACCTGGAATGGTGATTTTAATTCTCTCTCGGCAAGCCTCGTAAATTACTTGCATGAGAAAGGCGTGCGTCTGGTTGGGATTGATACTCCTTCGATTGATCCGGAAACAGATCAGACTTTGGAAAGCCACTTGGCGGTGCATAGCCATGATATGGCAATTTTAGAAGGTATTGTTTTGGATAAAGCGCCTGAGGGCATATACGAACTGATTGCTTTGCCACTCAAGATTGAGGGCGCGGATGCTTCACCGGTGCGAGCGATTTTAAGAACTTATGCGGAGACGCGTTCATGA
- a CDS encoding fumarylacetoacetate hydrolase family protein translates to MVKEKMTKDNKINTLYWADVLQVARLNHTPIPQISKEITSFSRAEAYTIQELQMKACLESGETQVGWKMGLTSEAKRRQMNLDSPLYGFLTNKMQVADGGVFPLEGSIHPKIEPEIAFLISKDLAGNVTREQVLAACGGVASALEILDSRYTEFKYFSMEDVIADNSSSSDFVVGPWVKDFKNIDLIHLKMEMFVDGKPVQTGISKDISGDPVASVIQLCALLAERDQVLKAGSIVLAGAATAAEMLKPGMKVSLNVDQLPPVSVTVKGN, encoded by the coding sequence ATGGTGAAAGAGAAAATGACGAAAGATAATAAGATAAATACCCTTTATTGGGCCGATGTGCTGCAGGTCGCCAGACTCAATCACACACCAATTCCGCAGATCAGCAAGGAAATCACGTCCTTTTCCCGCGCAGAAGCTTACACCATTCAAGAGCTGCAAATGAAGGCCTGCCTAGAAAGCGGAGAAACTCAAGTTGGCTGGAAAATGGGACTTACTTCGGAGGCAAAACGCCGCCAGATGAACCTCGATTCACCGCTCTATGGATTTCTGACGAACAAGATGCAAGTTGCTGACGGCGGCGTGTTTCCGCTCGAGGGCTCCATTCACCCAAAGATCGAGCCTGAAATCGCGTTTTTGATCTCAAAAGACCTCGCCGGAAACGTCACTCGGGAACAGGTTCTTGCAGCCTGTGGTGGTGTTGCCAGTGCGCTCGAAATCTTAGATTCACGCTACACAGAATTTAAATACTTCTCGATGGAAGATGTGATCGCCGACAACTCGTCATCTTCAGATTTCGTCGTAGGTCCTTGGGTGAAGGATTTTAAAAACATCGACCTCATCCATTTGAAAATGGAAATGTTTGTTGATGGAAAGCCGGTGCAAACTGGCATTTCCAAAGACATCTCAGGCGATCCCGTAGCTTCTGTGATTCAGCTCTGCGCACTGCTGGCAGAACGCGATCAAGTTCTAAAAGCCGGCAGCATTGTTCTTGCCGGAGCAGCCACAGCTGCTGAGATGCTCAAACCTGGAATGAAAGTTTCATTGAACGTAGATCAATTGCCACCTGTTTCTGTGACTGTGAAGGGAAATTAA
- the kynU gene encoding kynureninase yields the protein MSLADARALDQKDPLKNFRDEFIFPETPSGQPPMYFAGHSLGLMPKKADTYINQELKAWGKYGVEGHFEGDHPWLPYHENITASFARLVGAENEEVVAMNTLTVNLHLLMVSFYRPTKSRFKILIEANTFPSDKYAVDSQARFHGFDPREAVVEIKPRAGEAHLREEDLLQKMQDLGESLCLVMLGNCNYLSGQCFPFSKITEKAHSVGAVAGFNLAHGAGNLLLQLHDWNVDFAVWCSYKYLNAGPGGIAGAFVHKKHLGSKTLPRFEGWWGQNKSTRFKMGPDFDAIPTVEAWQLSNPPIFQLASLRASMELFDKATIKGLREKGDKLTSYFENQIRTELEGQVEIVTPPLPQRGSMLCLRFKESPRAWAGKLRERGAFVDFREPDIIRATPVPLYNNHEDIYRLVQTFKEVMHGK from the coding sequence ATGTCATTAGCTGATGCTCGCGCCCTCGATCAAAAAGACCCTCTTAAGAATTTCCGTGATGAATTTATTTTCCCAGAAACTCCTAGCGGTCAGCCGCCCATGTACTTTGCCGGCCACTCCTTAGGCTTGATGCCGAAGAAGGCTGACACCTACATCAATCAAGAATTGAAAGCTTGGGGTAAATACGGCGTTGAAGGCCACTTCGAAGGCGATCATCCTTGGCTCCCGTACCACGAAAACATCACAGCAAGCTTTGCCCGCCTTGTGGGCGCCGAAAATGAAGAAGTTGTTGCGATGAATACTCTGACGGTCAACTTGCACCTTTTGATGGTGAGCTTCTACCGTCCGACAAAATCCCGTTTCAAAATCTTAATCGAAGCAAATACTTTCCCGTCGGATAAGTACGCTGTGGATTCTCAGGCACGCTTCCACGGTTTTGATCCGCGCGAAGCCGTTGTTGAGATTAAACCACGCGCGGGTGAAGCTCATTTGCGCGAAGAAGATCTGCTGCAGAAAATGCAAGACCTCGGCGAATCGCTTTGTCTTGTGATGCTTGGCAACTGTAATTATCTTTCAGGCCAATGCTTTCCATTTAGCAAGATTACCGAGAAAGCCCACAGTGTGGGTGCTGTCGCAGGATTTAATCTCGCTCACGGCGCAGGGAACTTACTCTTGCAACTTCATGACTGGAATGTCGACTTTGCTGTTTGGTGTTCTTACAAGTACCTGAACGCAGGACCTGGCGGTATTGCCGGAGCCTTCGTTCATAAAAAACATCTTGGCTCAAAAACTCTGCCACGCTTTGAAGGCTGGTGGGGGCAGAATAAGAGCACGCGCTTTAAAATGGGCCCGGACTTCGACGCGATTCCAACTGTCGAAGCTTGGCAGCTTAGCAACCCGCCGATCTTCCAGCTCGCAAGCCTTCGCGCTTCCATGGAGCTTTTTGACAAAGCCACCATCAAAGGCCTGCGCGAAAAAGGCGACAAGCTCACAAGCTATTTCGAAAACCAAATCCGCACGGAACTTGAAGGCCAAGTAGAAATCGTCACTCCACCATTGCCACAACGTGGATCCATGCTGTGTTTGCGCTTCAAAGAATCACCACGCGCTTGGGCCGGTAAATTGCGCGAGCGTGGTGCCTTCGTCGATTTCCGCGAGCCAGATATCATTCGCGCGACACCAGTTCCTTTGTACAACAACCACGAAGACATCTACCGCCTAGTTCAGACCTTTAAAGAGGTCATGCATGGCAAATAA